In the Salvia miltiorrhiza cultivar Shanhuang (shh) chromosome 8, IMPLAD_Smil_shh, whole genome shotgun sequence genome, TCACTAAGGGAGCATTTACTTTGAGTGATATGATAAAATATTGGATTAAGTATCTTAAGGTTAAGATGATGAAATAAgctcaaaattaatcaattcatcaaagtaaatggtAGATTATCTTGGACTATTTTATCTATCCATCCTATCACTAAAAGTAAATTCCACCCTCCCCAAATGAATTTGGAATCTACTAAGCTGACGAAAGCAAAAGccataaaattttgaaacaacACCAGTGGTGAAAAGTAGCATCTATGATGAACAGAATCATTAAGAGCAATATTTCACAGGAGATGTTAATTATAACAGAACATCTCGCAAGCTACACCATGAAATACAATTTACACACAATGACATATAACAGGCCCTGATCAAGCTTAGAAGAATCTTTATCCAACTTATATTCTAATACAACACTGTTCAACCACAAAGTTATTATGCAGCATCAGTCAAGAGAAATGAGCTACTCTCTAGCCTTTAATCAAGCTTCTCCTGAGCTACTCACGAGCCTATTACTGAGCAAGTCGCGAGTCTGCTTGGCTAGGAGACATGCCATtcttcaaattattatttttatttagcaTCTTCAAGCATATTCTAAGAAATAAGATTATACTCTCTGCGTCCCATTGATTTTGtcttgtatttctttttgggttgtcccattgaTATTGTcatgtttctattttttgtaataattttacactacaaacaatatggccctacacctttacacacttttactacaATAATTTAActatccttaataaccgtgcccaaaagaaatgagacaagcctaatgggacggagggagtaataagcAAAAATCGCCATAGAAGTTAACTTAAAATCAActatgatatactccctccgtccaccaaatgagtacccatttgggagtgagtgacacgggttttaaaaaattgattggGTGTGTGAATGGAATGAGGGTCCCACTTTTATTATGAGTGTGTTATGCggggtacacttaccaaaaaagaaaatgactaCTCATATGATGGACGgatcaaaaaggaaatatgagtactcatttggtggataGAGGGAGTACTAATGTTGAGTTCAACTAAGAATGAcaaacaaaaattaagaataattaaGGAGAGTAGAAGTATATAAAGTCTTATGATGTAAATTTAGATTACAGTTAGATATAGGACTATAGTTTACGTAACTGTTTTAAAATGTAATGTTTTATGATGTAAATTTAGAAACAAGAAACAAtgatttaattagttaattctAAATATATTTGTAATGTTCACTTAATAAAAGGTATCTAATGACGATAAATCGattttaatgaataaaattataatttctaaCTCTAAGAATTAAGATTACTACAAATGAAATTCCACAAAATAAGAAATAACATCCTAAGTAAAACCGATGACACTAAAACAGTGTTAAGGCTAAGAAAGACTAAAGAGTAAACATTAAACAAGAGTGTAAgtatattattaaaaatgattaaaaactaaacaatactccctccatggcataaaaacatacatagttctcctttttcgtccgtctcataaaaatatgcataccccatttatagtaatagttttcccactaaacatcacaatcaatatGTGACCTGTTCTACACTCAAGCTATACTTtacatgattttttaaaatccatgCCGTCCCATATtgtgcatgtttttatgggacggaaggagtattaaacCAACATCATGCTAAGCTAAACTAAATGATAGTTGTTACGCTAGTGTTTTCTAATTGTGCTATATAATTCAATGAGTTCATTTGATTGTAAAATAttgcaatatataaatattatgtaTCTTAAATAATTTCACATAGTCTAgcaattaattattcatattgCATCTAAATACCTTATTGATTATGTGATAATTATTTACTAGTTCTAGACATTGTTAATGAACATTTTGAACTTTAAGTTTGAtatattttctaatttataatcatattgtatatataataaTGCACAACACATATCATCAAATAATATGatacaatatattaaatttatttaatcttgatagataaaaaagaaaggcaaccaaaaaataaaatgaagtcAGAAAAATTTACACAAAAATAGGGAAATAAAGAAGTAGAGgaaaaagaatgaaataaaGAAAGGGAAAATAGTAATCTAAGGTAAATGAGGTTTTCTTCAAACTCGGTCCTCGAGAGCTTGAGAATTTCATGTTCAAATGAGCTCAAGCTAGGCTTGTGTAACATACTAAATGAACTTTCCACGAGGCGAACTTGAGAACTTGTCACAAGCAGAACTCGATCATTGGCATCGATCCAGGGCTAGATAATTTATTAACGAGCTTAGCACAAGCATATGAGAGTAGGGCTTGATCCTCTATATCCTATCTGGTTTTGCCACCATACTTAATTTTATCGGCTTAAAATTGCACAAGTAAATAGCCGAAAAAGCCGTTTAATCCTAGCCACCACCACCAGAAGTACCAGTAAAGCTATTTAGTATCTGAAATACCATGCAAGCTCATGTCTTTCTAAGTGAATGGCAAAATACCTATGAATTCATGCCAACAGTTACAGTCATCTTGTGACTCCATCTACAGAACATATGAAAGTAAAACTGCAagcatcatttaatttattcaaactCTCGGAAAAGGCACCTGAACAACAAGCCTCTTACATGAAGGGACAAGATACCATAAATCTTGTAAAGCCTCTTATTTCATATGCTTCTTCCTTCTAACAAGTAACAACATAGCCTTAATACTCCAAAATCTTGCCCAAAAATCTTAGCCAAATATATAATCACAAGCCAACCCAAAAAATCTCAATCACataatagtaatatatatatatatatatatatatatatatacacacaaatATATAATCACAAGCCAACCCAAAAAATCTCAATCACataatagtaatatatatatatatatatatatatatatatatatatatacatatatctaCAAATGAACAGATGGGTATCCACAAACCTCCACAAGTTTATTCTCAACCATTTCCCACCTAAATTCCTCCAGTTGATACAACCTTTTCCGATAACTTATCCTAAAATGTACCTATGGTAACATCGAATAACACATCCATATACTCTCAACCACGAAGCATCTTCTCAagtcaaaataaatcttaacaAGCCGACAAATGTACAGGAGATAATACCTGAACTAGATAGTAAAAGATCCTCAATCCCTCAGGATCATTGCTAGTCTGGACGTCCATCAGAGAGCCAATCTTCGACGTCGTGAAAGAGATATGCTCATTCCCCATCACAATTTCCAGCTCTTGCCTTCCCACGCGGTCGGGCTCCGGCCAATTGTTGTCGTCTTCCTTCATTATCTGAAACATGAATCAATCCCCAATAAACTCCCCATCCAAAACCCTAACAGCGACAACAaaattggaaagaaaaaaaaatcggaaATACGCCGTCACCTCGGAGTCGGCGACGATGCGGCGGCACTCCTTGAGCACGGCGGGGGTGAGGAAGATCTCCTTGCGAATCATGGTATCGTTCTTGTAGTTGGAGTTGTTGGCGTAGCGAAGCTTGCCGTCGGGGCGGAACTCGAATTCGAGGAATTCATGGCCGAATTTTCCTTTGTGTCCGACGTAGTAGCGCAGGTAGAACTCTCCTTCGTCGACTCCGTCGGCCATTGCAGCTGCTTCAAGATTTCTGCTACTGCGGGGAAGGGAAGGGCTCTAGATATGTTATAAATGGGCTTCCTTTAAACTACAGCTGTCCAAATGGGCCAATTGGGCCGCCACCTTTGAGCTGAAAATTGTTACGCCATCTCATTTTATAGTATGACATTTTTGCGCTCCCAAtccctaaaaaaatttaaagaagtAGTCTTAGGTGTAACCAATTGCACCATGCAATCGAATTGTATTTGATTGCATTGTATAAATGATAATATatgtaattgacattattcaattatataatattaCGTATAAATGATATTaatcatgtaaatgacactgtgttaAATtaacactattcgattatacaaataacactaatcgtgtaaatgatattgtgtataattgacactattcgattatacaaatgacattattcggttatacaaattaCACTGTTTATAactgacactataacattttaaaatgttataacattttaaaatgttatagtgtcatttgtataaccgaatagtgttaATTATATGTAGTGTCATTAGTATAactaaatagtgtcatttacacggttagtgttatttgtataaccgaatattATCAGttataggcagtgtcatttatataaccgaataatgtcatttgcACGATTTGGGTTAGGATGTTGATTCGAGTCAAGACGCGGGTAAGATTCTGAGTGCGAGTGCAATTTGGTTGCACGATGCAACCGATTGCACCTAACTTTTcgtgaaatttaaaattcgagaaaaaaaaaatcaactccATCTGCCATTCTTGTTTGTGAAGATTAGGTTAATCTTATAAGACGTggattataaattattttcaaatagcATCAATTGTTTAATCTGTAAAGTTGACTGAAAGTTGGTTAAATAGCATCAATTTTCATAGATACAACTTGTCGTACTTCagtaaaataatcataatttatttagaAACATTTGTTTCTAGTTTGTAGACTTTATTAAAAAATCCATGACTTACTTGTCAGAATATTATTTCTAACtctattttcataattttacgTGTTATTGTTTTTCACTAttacattattttaataaaataaattttaatataacgttacaaattattattttaaacaattgaaataaaaataactatatACCCTAATAATGAATTACTATTAGCTAATAAAACTAAAAGTAAACGATCaaattatatatcctaattGAATGGGATAAACCCTAGTTGATATTACAATACAAAATTGAATTTGAAGAACTAAAATTATTACACTCAAGTTGGTGTATTATTACACCTTTTAAAGTTCATTTCATAAACCAAAATTAGTTCAAAGTTAATGTATTTAACAATAAacctatttttaatatatatatatatatatatataactaattattcatctacaaagttatattcaaattaatacaaaaaaatatttttaaaaagtgttataaaataaatcaatatattgTCCTttacttttattacattctaaactattataatttaaaaaaaaaacgtataaaacacaaaacatgatatttacttattttccctttaaaaacacaaaaaatatatatatacacacacacacatatatatagtagaaAAAAAGAAGTAAACATGTCATtgaggagaaaaaaaaatattaaagagagtagagagaaaagagaaaaaataattttaaaactttaaattacCATAACTTGTTcgttctaaatttaattttatgattaaattaaagagttttaaaatgaattaatataatttgtttttcttTAATTGCACTAAAAATTATTGTagtaaaaatatatgtaaaaatcaaatattaaaaactaatataaaaaattaaataaaattaatataaaaaaagttAAAGGAAAAGTTATATAGTACTATGTTCAACATAAAGGAGAGAAGTAATATGATAGAGGAAAAAGTTTATTCTTAAATCTTAAAATAATCACAACTTAATAGTTTTAAATTTAGTTTCGGTTAAATATaccccaaattaaaaaaattgtcataatatttaatttaagatgtatattgaatatttttttaacaaatcaaatttcacaatttttaagAAGTAAATGGTAAAACAACATTATTTTTGGAGATGACCTTTTTATATGtaagatatatatttatattgtatatattattttaatgaaaaaatattcaataaagattttaaattgaaaatcattacaaaatatttaatttaatatgaaaatttaagaataaatttgaaatgaataatACATgtgtatttaaagtttcaaaaatatttttatctctTCTCTTTACTCTCTACTTTATTTTCCCTCTCGTCTTTAATCTCTCAAATTTTTGCACGTTAACTTTTAtcatctcttctctctcatctctcctttTCTTTAACACTAGTATGTCTATTTGTGCGATGCACGAtaaacatcaaaattaaacgatatatttaaataaatataaatattaaacataatcaaaatataaattttcaactttgtgtAACGcataatgataattatttttattaaataaatttaaaaattgtatgataatgaaaattagcattacacatttttattatagagtattacgcatcataataattaaataaataaatattttcatatgcaaatataaataaaaagttgtaaactTTTAATGATAAAAGAgaaagtaaaatattttaaatttttcataattaattcatttttaatgACTTTTAATGATAaaagaatattttttcatgaatcaaatttgataatGTTTacacaataaataaaatataaaaaacaaaaagaaaaaaataattgaaaaatttgtggaagaagagagagaaaaagagagggaaaaatggaggaaaaaaactcctcttttatatattatatagattacaaaagattgtccacaattaatatatataatcgaaataagttattaaaaagcaatatttgccgtaaaatagacgaactttcaacaaattcagaTTTGTCacatgacctttaaaatttgaaaaaaaaaatacacatgtccttccgattttttttatttttcccacAAATATGAAATACCTCCAATTTGAAGCTGATTTTAGACCCtttgacttagattttttgatacCCAAGTGTGAGGAATAGTAAAAGTGGCATAATAAAGACGATATATCAGTGAATTGAAAATCCCCCACGCTTAAgtatcaaaaaatctaagtcaaaaaccctaaaatcaACTTATATTTGGGGGTATTTCATACTCgtgaaaaaaatcagaaaaaaacgaaaagtggtgtatttttttttttcaaattttatagcTCAtggaaaaatcagaatttgttgaaatataatagaaaatatgtttatataaataaataatttatagaaatacataacttcaaaaaaaaatataaatcaaataagaaattctattctttagatatataactaattattcatcttaatattaaagttaatataaattatagattctcaaattttattttaaaaattaagagttctaaaatgaatgAATATAATCTCACTCTTCTTAGTTTGAAACATTAttacaattaaaatattaaatatagaaaatgaaatacaattaatataaaaaaagaaaaaaagagagacaAAAATTGGTATGTTCAACATTAATAGAAAGGAGATAAAATAAAAGGTCTTAGAAATTTAATgaagagaaataaaatattttttttttaaattttaattttttcataacttattaattttaaatttattttttattatgatttttataccatattaaagattttagggttaagtatcagattgccccctatcgatggcgtccctatgcCTTTTAGCCCTCTAAAGTCAGGGGGgagagctgcccactacctTAATGTGGCTTTTTGGCACCAatttctcccccccccccccaagcCTTTCGACGGAGGCAATTCTCCCCCTTAACTTTAGGGGGCTAAACGCGAGGGGGACCCCTATCGATAGGGGGAAAATTGGTGCAAAAAAGCCACGTTAaggtagtgggcagctctccccctgactttagggggctaaaagccatagggacgccatcgatagggggcaATATAATACTTAACCCAAGATtttattatgaatttaaatttgaattgcatatttaatattttttttcatgaataaaaagGGATAAGTAGCAAATACACCCCCTATCATATAACCCACCTAACATATTTATCTCCTCATCTCTGAATTTTGGGTTGTTAACCCCTCAACATTTCTCAAGAAGTGCAAAATCCCTCTTATTCTTGACTGACATTTAACTCggttcaatattttttattttttattttctccatCTCAAGTCGGTCCTACTCTACAGATAAAATTGCTAATTATTAGCATCCATATTAACTGCTCAATTATTAGCATTCATATTAATCAAATGcacaaagaaaaaaattaaagaaaaaaaataaattttttattctttaacATAGCAAAATTTAGTGAAACCcaatgggaaaaaaaaaaagctatataaagcaataaaaatcgaAGGCACGGAACTTGTCAGCTTTTACAAAGCTTGAGACAACAGTTTCGTATATTatatcaaacaaaataaaagttcattaaaaaaatatgaaataaagaaaattcaTTCTTCCAAATACATTGACAAATATTACAGTGGGACCCACTTgagaaatacaaaattaaaaaaaattaaaatattggaCGAAGTTAAGTGTCTGTCAGTAATAGGAGGATTTTGCACTCCTTATAAGATGTTGAGGGGCTGACAACCCAAAATCAAAAGACGGGGAAGTAAATAAGCTAGGAGGTTATATGATTATAGGGGGTTGTTTGCTACTTCTCCAATATAAAATTGATAGTAGAAGAGAGAAAACATTAGTGTAACAAATaggaggtggtcttgggtacaccttggtgtaccgtacaatcgggttaTACCTTCATTTAAACTTTGATCTGCACCTTGATTTGAACTCATATCTTGACtcaacccatataaataatactcccttcgtcccactgaGCTTGAgtcatattccttttcgggctgGCCCGTCGAGCTTgagtcattttcttttttggcaaaaattaggCAGTTTAAAGCACTAATTTACAAAACTAATTGCACCCCTTATTACCTTatctttcctactttatcactttattacattttctctcctactttatcactttagtgctcgtttggttcaagttgaagaatggaaagggaatgaaatcaaataaaggagtgaaatggtaacaataaccattacttttattggagatgagatccagtgtcccacaattttatgtatACCACTGTGTCTCATGcaatatctattattttaaaaatattttttataaaaataaaatttattataatactatgaattatatttaatttttatttcaaaaaattaaaaatttaaaaaagtatataccgtgattttgaatttatcaacccattattagctaataaaagtgaaattaaatgataaaaaataattatataccctagattgatggaataaaccctagttaataatcacaaaattaaattaaagtatacaaagttgaaattgaagaaaaaaaaatataagaaaacacataaaattgaaaatgggacacaaagtgggacataaagtatggtacactgaatctcattcccttttattgagtgtttggtttaacaatggaaaggaATCATTAGTAggggattccctttcttttgtttcccctctattttgaggggtaacaaattgggtgattgagttacctaccctcaagtaagggcaatgattatctcattacccaaaccaaacaacaaataatggattcaattacttgattctctttccaacctctaaaaacattCAAGCAAACGTGGgcttattacattctctcttctactttatctcTTTTATGctacacatttaaaacactaatctacaatttcttaattttcgtgcaaaaaagaaacgcctcaagctcggcaggatggagggagtactattctTGGTACGGGTCAATCCGATTATACTGTACACCCaagtgtacccaagattttgtgaaTAAATAGTGGGAGATGAGTGagaaaaaataaggaaaaaaacTCCATCTTTATACTATATAGATTACTCTCGTGCTAATTCTATAAAATCTAGGATAAGAAATAGTATTAAACAAATTAAACTGAATTTTATTATGTAGTCAAGTACAATATCAAGTCTAACAATAGATACACATCGCGTTTGAATCATTATGTTTCCATATTAATCTCCATAGGATTTCAACAAACACCAAAAAAACATCATAAAAGTCAAAATCTATATCTGAACCCGATTTTAATGTCAAAACCACAAACCCCGCTATGTTTAATATTCCTTAATTTTACTTTTTCCACAACTAAAGTCGTtagaaattatataattttcaaaagGATCTCGCATGATTTTTGAAAACTAGAATTCTTTCAATAATTTGTGTGTTTCATGCAGAGGTAGAAAAGATGTATCGATCGGGCAGCACGAACAGGTTTTCCGACGACCATTTCAGCTACTATGGGTCGTCGTCGCCGTCCTCGAAAGTCCCGACGGCTCTGAGGGCGCTGTCTGACGACAGCGGCAATGAGCTGCCGATGTACGAGCCGCTGTCGGAGGCAGCTAAGAAGGAAAAATCGAGGGCCAAGTTTGCAGAGAAGGCCGTTCATGCCATCCCTTTTGTGCTTCTCCTATGCGCTTTTATCCTTTGGATATTTTCTAATCCGGGTTAATCACTCTACTTCCTTACTAATAAATCGTTATATATTGTGTTTGTTTTTTCATTTCATAGGCCTCTAACGGTAATTAGGTGTATAATATCTATGATATTCTAAAATTATATCTCGTACAAAATATATgatcttttataatttaaaagacccaaaaatattttacatatcaTATATAGCACCTCCCAAATGGTATACATAATATAGATCAACAAACAATATTAATCATAAACTCCCTCAATCCATGATAAATGTATCACTTGGTAGGCGATACGAATTTTGAAAAATGGTTGATAGATAACGTGTTGAGTAGAGAAAAGAAGCCACTATTTTTTAGGTGTGGTatttttaaaagataaaaatgtaAAGAGTTATATGGTGTCATATCCCAAAATAGTTGTGGTACATTTTAAAGGGACAaaacgaaaatgaaaaaaatgatacACTTTTTATGAGCGGAATgagtataatttaataaatactaCCAAAAACATATTAgatgttgggggggggggggtgttgtAAAATGACGTTACCGAAACTAAAATAAAAGAAGTGCAAAATGACATGATCATATATGTGAGTAGCTCCCATGGAGTAACTAAATTAGTGAAGTGGGAATCTCATGGATAAAAATTGATGAATTTCATTTCTCAAAGTATCTAAAGAATACACATTTTAGGGACTGTGAGTAATATAGAATACGTAAaacgaaaaagaagaaaaagagaaaagaaaaaataaaagaatcgTTCGCGTttataaaaagtatattttcatCTAAAATTTTGAGTCCTACGATCTTTTACATCGGTTACACTGCACAAGATATGTTTGTCattgtaatttaattattttgagcaTATTACGAAGTTAAAGTGCATgagttgatttaattaattattaattaatttgcagATATCAACTTAAGAGGAAGTTCAGTTGCAGAAGGAATTCAAGGAATGGCTAATAAAGGTGACTTAGCCAGCGATGATACAGGCCATTTACCTCTGCACCTTGGAGACTTGCCCCATACCGCAAGAGACACCAATACTATTTTCTCACGTAATAGATCATAACATCACCAATCCTTCTCTACCTATCTCTCTTTGATTCTCAATTTCATTTTAGCACTTTTTCAAggtttatttcataaaattcaGGCAGTTTTGTCGTGTTGCTCAATCTAGTTTTAGACTAGTTGGTTAACAATTGTCCAACTATGTTGTGAATGCGAAGCGCCCTATTTGAGTAATCAGTAATGAATTCTTTATCTGCATTCTGAATTTCAGTAAAGAATATCATTAAATTTCAGGGCAAATTTCGAAATGGCCTAATagtttgtgaatttacaaccaattaACGTCTCgaaaaatatgttgtgaaatactattgatttataaaaagtaattaatcgTTCCAAAAACTCATTCTAcactaatataaaatttaaaagaaaaaatatctagatattttggtgaaaattttaaatagataatagcGTTCATTGGATAAAAATGTTTTGTCAACATCTTGATCATTCATTTGATATGTCACCCACTATAAAATCATTCAACTTAATAGTTAATActcaaaataatactccattcgtcccacttCAAgtgtcttgtttttctttttgaattgtcccacttcaaatgtcttatTTCTCTTTATGAAAAAGTTAGTTCCAAAAAGTGAGAAGCTTTGGAGCCCACATCACCTTTTCAACTTTACACTACACCatttaataatctaattaatatttttctaaattaccgagccgaaaagaaacaagacacttgaagtgggacggagggggtaTATCACATACACTTCATGCTAAAAATGTATCAATAATATAAcgagttttaaattatttaaggtCACTATCTTAGGACGATTTGCAAAAATAGACCAAtatttttcggacttgtaaaaataggccAATCATTTTAGTTTTTGGTGTTCTTAGGCCACATTTGGGCTCAATTAAGCATTTATAGGCAATTTTTTGGGGTCAAAATGTGACCCAAAAATGCCTGATTAGGTACAAATGTGGCTCACGGAtgccgaaatttaaaataattgacCTATTTTTGCAAGTGCGAAAAATATTGGCCAATTTTTGCAAACCATCCTAAGATAGTtgacttaaaataattttaaactctaaTATAACCGATGAACACCCATTAATAGGAACAATAATGCACAAAACAACCCCTCACTTagtcttttgcttgtcctcaagaaaaatccatatgaatctaACGAAGAGAAGgttcttaaatgctcaattccAACCAAACATCCAACAAACCAATCCTAAATTTTCAAACAACACATATCTCTCAAAAGGTATAGATTAATAGAAGTTAGGAGCAACACAATCATAATGCAAAATGGTTTGATCAGGTCCAATTCTctggtgaattccctaatgtgattgcctttataatcaatatcccATGCTTTCAACATATTTCCACCATTTTTTCTAATATCTTTTAAAGAAGTTCTTATCTTAGATTTCCAATAGGTGAGCCAAATTCGTGAGATCAAACATTTTGGAGGTATTCCAAAGTtttctcacgtggtttcccatgctcatagtagACAACCAGAAGAgtagagactcagagctattaGAAATTTCAACAACTAACCAACTTCACAATTCATATATCGAGATAATTAAGATTG is a window encoding:
- the LOC130997273 gene encoding protein mago nashi homolog → MADGVDEGEFYLRYYVGHKGKFGHEFLEFEFRPDGKLRYANNSNYKNDTMIRKEIFLTPAVLKECRRIVADSEIMKEDDNNWPEPDRVGRQELEIVMGNEHISFTTSKIGSLMDVQTSNDPEGLRIFYYLVQDLKCFVFSLISLHFKIKPI
- the LOC130997274 gene encoding uncharacterized protein LOC130997274, which encodes MYRSGSTNRFSDDHFSYYGSSSPSSKVPTALRALSDDSGNELPMYEPLSEAAKKEKSRAKFAEKAVHAIPFVLLLCAFILWIFSNPDINLRGSSVAEGIQGMANKGDLASDDTGHLPLHLGDLPHTARDTNTIFSRNRS